AAAATACTAATAAACAATATTTTATATTGCAGTATACATTTTGATATAATTCTTTTTAAGAAATAGGTATATTGCGTATATTTAGGAGTTGGAGATTTGCTGAAATTCTAAAAACTTCTTCGCTCAGATTTTTGGAACTTTGCAAATCTACGCCCGTTAGCTGTTATTTTAAATGACCACTGTGGAAACATCAACTGACAAAAAAACTTTGAAATATTTGTCCAATTTTGAAAAAGCCAATCGTCATAGGGTTGTAACAAATATTTTAAACAATTTAAAAAAGTAAAAAAATGAAAGAATTTATGATGATTTTCAGAAGCGAAATCAACGAATCGTTTGGACCTTCTCAAGAACAAATGCAAGGCAACATTCAACATTGGATAGATTGGTTAGGTGGTATTGCTGCACAAGGAAAAATGGCAAGTGCAAACCGTTTGAGTTTTGAAGGAAAAACATTGAAGTCTAATAATGT
This portion of the bacterium 336/3 genome encodes:
- a CDS encoding transcription initiation protein — protein: MKEFMMIFRSEINESFGPSQEQMQGNIQHWIDWLGGIAAQGKMASANRLSFEGKTLKSNNVIADGPYAEVKEIIGGYVVVKATNIDEAMKLAEGCPILSHGGNVEVRSIVAVNS